The sequence AGATTGGCAACAGCGTTGTCTTCCTAGACAACCGTTCTAACATCACTAATTACAAATGGGCTGATTTCAATGCTACCGGATTTATCATATCTCcagctaatttttttttttttgaagggCAACTCTGGCATACACCATTTTCACCGTATCTTGTGAATATCTTCAGGTCTTCAACAAATTCAGCCACATTGTGTAGCAGTTGCAGCTCATAGAATGGAAACAACACCAGTTTACCTCGCCATAAATAGACACCGCGGGAGTCATTTTATTCAACCTGTTAATTCCGTATTGTTGCGTCGTAAAGTTGGCTTTTGTGGTTTGCGTGTTAACGAAATTCGTCGCAGATCTGGTTTTGAGAGCCCGCAAGGTTTTTGTTACACGCACAGGTTGTACAATTAGACGTCCCGAGTACAAACTATTAACCACTGCGCGTGCTTACAAAGGAAACCCTATATTCCCTTTTCATCGGCACTTAAGGTAGGTTTACAAGAACAGCTGTGGATATTTTGTGGGTAACGAAAAGAAAGGGCACGAAAAACTCGGCATTTCCGAATAGAATAAAACCATTTTTGGAATGGCAAATAAACCATTTGCACAAAATTGTACTTACAACCTTGAACAATTCCGATCGCTAGACATCAGTTTAGACGAGTTGTGACTGAAGGGGAGGGGCGCATCCTGTCAAAGGAAGCCCCGCATTGTCACCTATTGTTACCTGACACAAACATCAGGGCTTACCTTGGCATGTTGTCACTGCAGCAAGCAAGAAGAATCCCACCGGCACGAAACCCTGTCTAACTCTTGCACAGGAAGAGTAAAACTAAAACAACAAATTAGTCTTAGAACATGAAAGATGGCACATCGTCCTGGGACCAGACAGTGCAGGTGTGGCACATGCGCTGTGATGTTACCCTCCAGTGACCCTTAAGGTCGTCCTACCCGACACAGGAGGCTTCAATGTGGCTATTCCGTGACAGAGAGTATGATGAATAGATCGCGTGATTAGCTCTAAAAACCCAAGGATGAGCCCATGTTTTCGCTTTGTGTGGCCAAACAATGTTGGCTGTTTGTCAATGCATATCTTGATATGGCCTTAGGGCAGGAAACTGGCGGACTTGTCTAACCACTTCCTGAGAGACACTAGAGACTATTGAAttgcacatacatgtgtcaTGTTGACGACGCTTGTTCAGTTCCGTCTTTTTTACGTCCGCCACAAAGCCTATGCTTTTGTTACCGTTTTTGTCTGTGCTTGTGAAAAAACGGCGttactcgagaagctgtcgatggattTTAATGAAATCTGGGAGTCTTGGTCTAACGAATAAACGATGAACTGGGCCTCATAGCGATTGTCTTAGGAACTTCAGGTGTTAGTATCCTTTGTGGAATATCATATGTTACAAaaactatgtacagtatattgtcGGGATTTTTGGTCTTCAAGAGGTGCGGCTGAGGAGTTTGGGGATGTTCTTGAAAAACCATTAATTAACCTTAATTAACTGTAGTTATGTGCTCGAAAACAGTCAAACTACAGTTTTAGATTAATTTGTTCCAATCTATTTTATGCTATAAATAAATGTAGTGAAATTAACATCATCATATCATGCACATTAACAACTTATTTGATAAGGTAATGCTGTTATTTCTTTGAGTTTGATAATGAGAattccataatcatatgccaGTATATTACATAATTTGTATGGTTGATAACCTGAAAGTTTCATATTAAATAATACAAATGTTATAACTTGGTAACTTGGGTGGCCATGAAAAAAgatatatgaattatgatgtctACAGCAAAAATAATGAGGAAATAATTCTCCTGTTCTAAACAAAGGCATGGGTAACCTGGTATGCTTGGCCAAATTCATGCAGACACTACAGGCCAATGTCATCACTGGATGGCTAATATCCAGGTTACATGTTTGTTAATGTCAAGTCCTCCTGGCAGACATATCTTTGGTCTGATTTGTATACCAAAAAAGCTGTTCTGTAGTCTGAGTCTGCCAAAAAGGacaacaaatgtttgttttgtaactTCAGCTGTGTCAGTAGAATCCATTCTGTAGCAGAATTAAACTatgactatgaaaaaaaaagggaaatgggacttacccaaattttggaTTGAAtggcaccagtctttgtcaagggatGAGCAATCAACAGATGATCATGTGTCtctgtgagcagtggatcaaaagTTGTAGAATGAATGGGAGTCTGGACAAGTGATTTCCTTTTACTCTTCTTGTAGTTCTACCTCCCTTAACAATAACGAATTGCCCATTCTCTGAATTGCATCCTTTAATCAGTCTCTTCATTCCATTTCCCCTTCTGAGAAGACTGCCTTGACTCCCTCTACCATTTCCTGCCTGACACAAGCCATCCCAACACAGCTGGACATCTTACACTTTCATTTGGCTTCAGATTATCAATCCCTGAATTATATGGCTTTTCTTCACCATTTATCAAAATCAAGGACAAGTAAGCAACCATCCATACAAGTACAAAATCCATGTAAAGTAGTCTACATGTAATCATTTTATTTCAGCTTGACAGGGAGGGCTGAAACAATGATAGGTCATTACCAGGAaacattactgtacattactTAGAAAAACGGAGGATCTCAGCAGGCTTTACTCGATATACAAGATTATTGTGTTTGAAATGTTGCATGTGATATGGTAAACAAAgccaaaaatcacatttttttcatgtaatgGTTGTATAGCAAATTGAAATGAGACGTCTGATAGGGAATCAAAGAAAAGCTCACTGCATGAGTGAACAGTAGATTCCAATCTTAGTCAAACCATTCATATTAACATAACCTGAACCCTAATATAGCAAGTCCTGTCCTCATTATGAAGTCACTTTCATGTTACAAAGGAAAAATCTGAGGTCCTTGTAACATTACAGACTGCCATTTATGCATATATAGAACAAGatgttacaaaaacaacaaaaatcaagggCACAATGCTGCAGCTATTAATTTCTCTGTGTCAAGTAACATAAAGTTTGCCTGAACACAGCAGCAAGATTTGTACAGTAGAAATCTAGTAAGTTTAATGTAACCATTAGCACAACAAAGGGAGGTCTCAAATCTGACAAAGTTGTAAAGATATCAGGACTATGATGATGAAGACTCTTCCCCCTCCCCAAACACAACATCAGATATCTCCTGCATCCCAGCATCCTCCAGGGCTGCGATGATGATGTCGACTGTCGCCTGCGGCCCCTCCCTGTCCTGCCAGGTCACCAGCAGCTGGGTCGCCTGGGTGTTCATCTCATTACTGTCGCCTTCTATTGCAGTGATCTCAGCTCCCTGCAAAATCAGCATCACTGGATTACATAgtggtgttacatgtacataggtaCAGTATGTCCCTGTGggtcaactggtagcagcctcatagttgaCCTCCTGGTTaaaattagttggtaacttgaaGACCCTATTTCAAATCTTGGGATAGGActtcttggttggggctgcacccgtctttcaggaAGGGCCGTACAATGGGGATCCCATGTTTGAGGTTAatgaggaagggctagcaaccccacCCTGTAAAAATgcacagcaagaaaacttgctgccatATGTGCAAAtaggcactgcaagggtctgaatgaatgaatgaacaaacgaTATGAACATTTAACATTATTTGTGAAATCAGATGTAAACAAACGTATGAAAATCACCTAATGAAGGTAAAACTAAAGCTAAGTTCTCTGAAAGATTACTGAAATACAAATGACAGGACCCTGACACCATCAATGCCATCTTAAACTCTACACTGTATGTACTGTGTCCACTTCACTAAACATGCATGTCGAGCTGTGTGGGATTATACATACCTTGAAGTCTAAGTGCGGTGCCATCTTTTTCCAGTCAGCTCCGAGCTTCTCTGCTAGAATATCAATGTGCTCCTGTGTTAAAGGCGGAGGGCCTTGAGGACCTGAAAgagaaattttattttcttagCAAACGACCAAGCAAAGAGATATTCTTTAACCTTCTACCTAAGGAAAATAACTTGATCCAAGTGATCATGAGTTGTTTTAGTGTAGATTGTATGCAACAAGGCAGTGCTATGCACGATCATTACTGGTACAGTGATAACAGGTCATAACTCCCAATCAACATTACCTATAAGCTACATGCACAACTGTACTGTAACATTTAGACTGTCTGGTGGCACTTACTGTCTGCTTTCTTCTCATCCAACAGCTCTTCATTCTCAGccatgtctgtgtctgtcttaAGCTCTTCTGAAGGGGACTGGAAAGAGAAAACATACCAGAAATTGTAAGTAAGAACTTCATTATGTTCAATGTCTTGCTATGATAAGATAAATGGCAAATTGTCAAAAATAAGTAATATTACTAACACTCAATAGTGCAAAATTAATGATCAGTGATAGCAATGTGAGCCTTCTAATCTAAGtccatgatttttatttttgtccttgCAGAAATCACTAGCATGGTCCTTTATTGAATGGTACCCTATTTCAAAATTGGAGTGCAAAGATCTCAGCACCATACCGGTAGTTCCTTGGCAAGTTTGCTAAGGATGTTCTCCAGGTAAGACGGGAGGGTTTTGAACTGGTTGTTGGTGGGCTGGAAGAAGTGGGGACTGCGACATGCCAGGAGTCTTAATGCTAAGAAACAGAAAAGAACATATGGCGAACATCTTCACAACAGTCACATCTATTCAAGTCATACTTGATATCATATAATTGTATAAAACAAGGCTTGTATTACTAGCTgggaacattgcagaataacAATTTTCATATCACTATGTTCATTACACTAAGAGCTACACGGCTGATGTCACACTTGAAGGTAGAACATGGGCCCTACACAGGTTTTGTACAATGGATGAGAAAGCACAGTATATGATCAAAATACATGGTGTAAAACTTACCTCTAAAACCAAAGTTTGGATTCTGGACAACTCTATAACAAAGAAAAGTTCAACATCAATGCACATTATAAATACCTGTAAGCTATGCACTGTTTGAaacaacaaattgaaaaattccaaaCGCATTTTATTTGCTTAATGACTACAATATTGACATGAAAACTAACTTGTACTCATCCTCCACCATAGCCTCAGGATCAGACTGCTCAATGGCTTCCTCAAAAAACTCTTCCAGGGAAGGAAGGAACTCTCTGTAAAGGCATTTAATGTTGGAAACAGTGCCTTAATTTCTAGATTAATTCAATGTTCATCAACAAACTGagtttaaagaaaagaaaacaagttaTCCTAAGGGAACATAGCCAAGAAATGTTAGATAAACTCATTCCAAAAGCCTACAGCAAAACAGCACAGGAGCCAAAGTGAAaatttttccatcccaacaagcaaatttccatcccaggactgagggacaggtcctggagacagccccatATGGTACACATTTCAGAGTGACAATGGCCATCTTTTTGTTCAGGGCTTATTTTAGAACAGCCCATCTCATTTTAAAAGATTGGGAGGGAAATATCCTACATTTGCTcccaaatgttgcctttctagttccatgtacatgtacctttctgcATTACTGCATGCCTCCATGTTATCAGGACACAGGTTCCACAGCTTGGTTAACTCTGCACTGCCCATGTTCACCCTCTTACTGTCCTCAGCCTCTTTAATGTCCTCACCCATGGCTCTCTTACGGGACTTCTTCAGTGGGGTCTCAGTCTTTGGCCTGCAACAAATATGGTACTTCATGTATGTTGTATATCCCAGATACGATAATAATAAGAGACAACATTGATACTAATTGGGCAAGCTTTTAGAATTGTTCACAAGCATGACAAACTTACAATCTTAATGGGGTGCACAAGGACTATATGTGTTATTTTCAAACAGTTGGCAATGTACAAAGGAATAATATTGACCTGCTTTCCTTCTGTCTATACAGTCTCATAAGGCATTGTCGGTAACCAACTAATGAAGTCCGCTGCTAAGTACACATGCATATTCATCAAAATCAGGGCCAGAGCCCACTTGAAGTTGAAGTGAGTACATAGGTGCAAGTCTGGCTATGAAATCAAGGTAAGCTTCAGTATGGTGTTTCGGCTAAGTCAGTTCCTTAAACTTAACAACGTTCTGCTACTTTCCCACTAACCTCTCCCTGTCGTAAGTAGGACATCCCTTGTTCTTCCAGGTAATCCAGTTCTCCTCACGCTCCAGGGTGTGCTGCACCATCTTGGCAAACTGGTCTCCATCAGGTGGGGTCTCTCGCAGCAACTGTAAAACATCACAACATCACCAAACACATCCCCGACAAAagtgcccctgcagttccaaagaaagctgccagggggcccagaatATACTACATTGAAGAAGActtacacaaaaataaacagtacAGAAAGGAGAGCCTGTCACTACCCAAATCTCATTCCAGAAAGTTTTAAGTTTTCAATGTTGAGCATCTGGCTTTAATTTAAAGTGAACTAACAAAACAATAGCACACACATACCTTGTAAACTATGTCTGTAGCATTCTTGATCCACAGAGCCTGCTCATCAGTGACTACCAGATTAGGTCTGTATACAGTAATGGTTGGAAAAGGTACATCATTGGTCTATACCCAAGTCAGACAATGCCATGCTGTAGCTGCAAAACTATTATTTTTAGAATACTATTTTATGTGATGCATGGCCACTGCCTGCAAGTTTGAATCTTTCAATTATATCAATCAACTTACCAGGGATGTTGCCAGCTTTAGATTCTTCCTGTCTCACCCattgggagcccatgttttcAAATTCTGTTGTTATGTCATTTGCtagtaaaaatacatttttatcaatttaaagtttcattttttggatggatggggtgacatttttgtccatcccaacaagcaaatttccgtcccgggacggaaagaCGGGTCCTGGGGACACCCCCAGCCCTGCAACTAACTGCCCTACTTCATTTTGGGTCATGTAGTTAAAGGCATGTATCAAAACCATGTATCAAAAGCTCAcaattattttgtatctataaatAACCAAGTTAGACTTACGCTTTGAACTTGACCTGTGCATTGAGGTACTGGAACAGGATGAGAAACTGTACCAGCACATATCTCCTGAAGTTACTGTCAGCAAGCTGAAGATCTAGCAGCTGGAACAGAAATGAGTAACAATGTTTACACAACTGCATCATCTACACAATGATCCATCTATTCTTTACATCTTTGCTCCATTTTACACTTTTTACATCTTTGTTACCATTTTGTATTCTAAACTCTACCTAATCAAACTGACAAACGTACATAGTAGGAGACTTAATCATAACCATACCAGCAGCCTTTGTGTCTTTTTCAGCTATTGTTTACATGTAGTCAACTGTCTTATGGCTTCTCTTCTTCATGTTGTTTTCCTACATTCTTACCTTTTCACTGGTGAGGTATTTAGCAAAGTACACATTGCCACCATCCCCTGCAAGCatttcctttttcttcttggAAGCCTGAACATCGTCCAGCTTGTGACTCTCAAAACACTTCAAGACTTCATCAGAGTtctaaagataaacaaacaagtcaTATCAAAAACAATTTACTCAACTGAATTCTTCTGTTTCACACAAATGTCATACTAAAAATGGCACAGAAGAAACATGCCTCAATACACTTGTAATACAACCCAAAAGCAAGCTGACTGAAGACATTTTGGACAAGGGAAGTATAACACTAGGTATAAATGTATTTAGTGCTTTCCTTTGAGTGCTTGGTAAATGTACACCACATACAAAGATGCAGCATTATGACATGGTAAAATCAACTCACACTGGCAAAGCTCTTCCATAAGTCCTTCTTGTAGCACTGGTTAGGGTTACGAAAGAAGTCCTGGATGGACCAGAACTTTCTGTACAGGTTGTAGTCAATTGGTGTAAAGCTGTGAAAGAGGAAAATAATTTGCAAGTCAGTACAATTGtataaaagtactgtaaatgcagaaatgtttgcaatggttttatgttcgcggctaTCGCGGTGAAATCTTTAACCAAAGtttaaaccacagcgaaaagctattccattgtgtgactgaagtgctactattgtctcaaacgcaaactaaaaactaccacgaacactccattttctccctaccgcaaaattaaatcccagcgaacatttctgcatttacagtatctgaatGAAGTAATTTAGCATGGCACACACGTTTCTTAAAGACCACTTACACCTTCACAACATTGATTAGTAAACAGCAACAGTTGGAAAGATCTGGTTTTCATATTCAATGGATGGACCCTTACTCTTAAATAATAGTCTTATTGATATATTATTGAATTCTAAGAAATTCAGAAGTCCTCAGACATGCCTGCAAGGTTCCCCGGGTTTCAGagtaaagattgattgattggtaagtgtggtaggttctttCAAACGTTCCAAGTGTTACCCTCCTAAAACATGGACCTTGGGTTTTGCATTCTATCTGAGAGGATAATCCTAGCAAAAGCTGGTTACTGATTTTTACTTGAGCAGACACTCAGCCAACCaaatgaccagactggcggaagaccgccagcagtggagagactTCACTGAGTgccatgctgccccgacggctgattaagctatgggagagaactagaactagaactagacaCTTTCCCAAGCCGccgaagggcacaacatcgggacctgctGGGATTTGAATCCAAGGACCTCTAGATTCTGAGTCAAGCACCCTAACCACAACGCCACACAGGCCACACAATGCTGCAGAAATGTCTATCATTACCCCAGAGGATCTGTAGAGTCTGACCTGCTATGAGAATCAGACATCTCTCCCTCCTCCATCTCCATACTCTCATCCCGGTCCCTGTCCTCCGACCTCATGGTGCTGTCATCTCCCTTCAGGTTATAGGAAGTCACGTTCTCCAGGTTAAAGTGACTTTGCAGGTTCAGACCTACAGAGTTAACATCAAAATGGCCCATGTTGACTTTCAATGATAGAAGACACAATGCCAATGAACACTTCAGAATGATAGCAGCatccaatatgtacatgtattagcatCAATTGTATATACCAGTACGTCCTTTAACAAGAAGTATCGCCTCAGATTTTAGCAGTAAAGTCAAACCTGATTTCTCTTCAAGTGGAAAGAGCCGTGCCAGGAAGAGTTGGATGCGACCACAGAACACTGTATTCTGTGACCTGGACAGGCGACGCAGCAGATctgaaaggagaaaaaaatatcaattcatagcaGGTCTTGCTATCCATATATGAATCATCTCTTTTCCAAATTCTAACTTT comes from Branchiostoma lanceolatum isolate klBraLanc5 chromosome 2, klBraLanc5.hap2, whole genome shotgun sequence and encodes:
- the LOC136428358 gene encoding THO complex subunit 1-like isoform X1 is translated as MMAAAVFDFSATRKAFEAEIHEAERVSSMTLLQERFIKLSGSETEKKSTLDQAFRDVLKDHIVKESGCDVYLSVISLAVDCAKEGLCLGMIPFLMLDDVFSSVTLDVCERVFKFVEDGVSIWKKEPYYTGGKNYLLRMCNDLLRRLSRSQNTVFCGRIQLFLARLFPLEEKSGLNLQSHFNLENVTSYNLKGDDSTMRSEDRDRDESMEMEEGEMSDSHSRSDSTDPLGFTPIDYNLYRKFWSIQDFFRNPNQCYKKDLWKSFASNSDEVLKCFESHKLDDVQASKKKKEMLAGDGGNVYFAKYLTSEKLLDLQLADSNFRRYVLVQFLILFQYLNAQVKFKAPNLVVTDEQALWIKNATDIVYKLLRETPPDGDQFAKMVQHTLEREENWITWKNKGCPTYDRERPKTETPLKKSRKRAMGEDIKEAEDSKRVNMGSAELTKLWNLCPDNMEACSNAEREFLPSLEEFFEEAIEQSDPEAMVEDEYKVVQNPNFGFRALRLLACRSPHFFQPTNNQFKTLPSYLENILSKLAKELPSPSEELKTDTDMAENEELLDEKKADSPQGPPPLTQEHIDILAEKLGADWKKMAPHLDFKGAEITAIEGDSNEMNTQATQLLVTWQDREGPQATVDIIIAALEDAGMQEISDVVFGEGEESSSS
- the LOC136428358 gene encoding THO complex subunit 1-like isoform X2, with product MMAAAVFDFSATRKAFEAEIHEAERVSSMTLLQERFIKLSGSETEKKSTLDQAFRDVLKDHIVKESGCDVYLSVISLAVDCAKEGLCLGMIPFLMLDDVFSSVTLDVCERVFKFVEDGVSIWKKEPYYTGGKNYLLRMCNDLLRRLSRSQNTVFCGRIQLFLARLFPLEEKSGLNLQSHFNLENVTSYNLKGDDSTMRSEDRDRDESMEMEEGEMSDSHSSFTPIDYNLYRKFWSIQDFFRNPNQCYKKDLWKSFASNSDEVLKCFESHKLDDVQASKKKKEMLAGDGGNVYFAKYLTSEKLLDLQLADSNFRRYVLVQFLILFQYLNAQVKFKAPNLVVTDEQALWIKNATDIVYKLLRETPPDGDQFAKMVQHTLEREENWITWKNKGCPTYDRERPKTETPLKKSRKRAMGEDIKEAEDSKRVNMGSAELTKLWNLCPDNMEACSNAEREFLPSLEEFFEEAIEQSDPEAMVEDEYKVVQNPNFGFRALRLLACRSPHFFQPTNNQFKTLPSYLENILSKLAKELPSPSEELKTDTDMAENEELLDEKKADSPQGPPPLTQEHIDILAEKLGADWKKMAPHLDFKGAEITAIEGDSNEMNTQATQLLVTWQDREGPQATVDIIIAALEDAGMQEISDVVFGEGEESSSS